In Clostridiales bacterium, a single window of DNA contains:
- a CDS encoding ATP-binding protein, with amino-acid sequence MKKKLMLCFCVVIVLGAIITGFLSINRAKDSYLKDSEDKLISNGRLISGSLAEELKLQKYNYDDTAKYFSGIVNAKVTIIDKYGRVLGKSETGIDNIYDYSELEEVNEAFKGNTGKSIRYSADYKTKIIYVAVPLKKDVSAAALVLSLPLYDTNKIEYSFIGDILISALILFILSLIISFLFTRNITKPVKEMTFLSKLIAEGKLNREISVYSDDEIGNLAEAFNNMTKKLRVTIDDLYDKKNKLEAILKSMQGGVIAIDNNERIMLVNPEAMNIFGFDENVLGKHLLEVIRNVEFEDILYKHQDENRELRINYPKDMILRVKAAPITDMENGNRKIGIVAIMLDITELKQLEQMKTEFVANVSHELKTPLTSIKGFAETLKSGAINDNKTRDKFLDIINVEADRLTRLINDILTLSELEGRKKRWMVFEKIDMNDVMDEIEDMMGSLAKLKKIDIKFIRDKDGSYVSGNYDRIKQMLINLTDNAIKYTPEGGSVTVKTYKKDDKVYVEVSDTGIGIAKEHLPRLFERFYRVDKGRSRALGGTGLGLAIVKHIVSTMNGNIKVESELGKGTTFTASFPKISD; translated from the coding sequence ATGAAAAAGAAATTGATGTTATGTTTTTGTGTTGTTATAGTATTAGGAGCGATTATCACAGGTTTTTTATCGATCAATAGAGCTAAGGATTCATATCTTAAAGATAGCGAAGATAAACTTATTTCAAATGGAAGGCTGATTTCAGGCAGCCTTGCGGAAGAATTAAAGTTGCAAAAATACAATTATGATGATACTGCAAAGTATTTTTCCGGCATTGTAAATGCAAAAGTGACTATAATAGATAAATATGGAAGGGTGCTTGGAAAATCCGAAACAGGCATCGACAATATTTATGATTACAGCGAACTTGAGGAAGTAAATGAGGCTTTCAAGGGAAATACAGGTAAAAGCATAAGGTATAGTGCGGATTATAAAACAAAAATCATCTATGTTGCCGTACCGCTTAAAAAAGACGTATCTGCAGCCGCTTTAGTCCTTTCTTTACCGCTTTATGATACAAACAAAATAGAGTATAGCTTTATAGGAGACATATTGATTTCAGCTTTGATTTTATTTATCCTTTCATTAATTATTTCCTTCTTGTTTACCAGAAATATAACAAAACCTGTAAAAGAAATGACATTTCTTTCAAAACTCATCGCAGAGGGAAAGTTAAATAGGGAAATAAGTGTTTATTCTGACGATGAGATAGGAAATTTAGCTGAAGCGTTTAATAATATGACAAAAAAATTAAGGGTTACTATTGATGATTTATATGATAAAAAGAATAAACTGGAAGCCATTTTAAAGAGTATGCAGGGAGGGGTAATAGCTATCGACAATAATGAAAGGATAATGCTTGTAAATCCCGAAGCCATGAATATTTTCGGATTTGATGAAAACGTCCTCGGCAAGCATCTGCTGGAAGTCATAAGGAACGTTGAATTTGAAGATATTTTATATAAGCATCAGGATGAGAATAGGGAACTTCGGATAAATTACCCTAAGGATATGATCCTGCGGGTTAAAGCCGCTCCGATTACAGATATGGAAAATGGCAATAGAAAAATAGGCATAGTTGCGATAATGCTGGATATAACGGAGTTGAAACAGCTTGAACAGATGAAGACGGAATTTGTTGCAAATGTATCCCATGAGCTTAAAACACCCCTTACATCCATAAAAGGTTTTGCAGAGACTTTAAAAAGCGGTGCCATAAACGACAATAAAACAAGAGATAAATTCCTGGATATCATAAATGTTGAAGCAGACAGATTGACGAGGCTTATAAATGATATTCTGACATTGTCTGAACTCGAGGGTAGAAAAAAACGATGGATGGTATTTGAAAAGATCGATATGAACGATGTTATGGATGAAATAGAAGATATGATGGGTAGCCTTGCAAAATTGAAAAAAATAGATATAAAGTTTATAAGGGATAAGGATGGCTCTTATGTATCGGGAAACTACGACAGAATAAAACAAATGTTAATAAATCTCACGGATAATGCAATTAAATATACTCCTGAGGGGGGAAGCGTTACCGTAAAAACATATAAAAAAGACGATAAAGTATATGTTGAAGTTTCCGATACGGGAATAGGGATAGCTAAAGAACACCTTCCGCGATTGTTTGAAAGATTTTACAGAGTTGATAAAGGTAGGTCAAGAGCGCTTGGCGGTACAGGATTGGGACTTGCAATTGTTAAACATATAGTATCGACAATGAATGGGAATATTAAGGTAGAAAGTGAGCTCGGTAAAGGTACGACATTTACTGCTTCTTTCCCCAAAATAAGTGATTGA